The following are encoded in a window of Deinococcus carri genomic DNA:
- the pilO gene encoding type 4a pilus biogenesis protein PilO, which translates to MSVKLAPRSLFLALLGLCVVLLLGWYFGRYQVRLQEISQLQGEVDTTRMTAERYRAAQRGLPELRSTVTRLEGERDQFLRALPATAQFGSVLDEVRRNVSAAGAQMNTFNVQAGTGTGLPGGVRPINLNLSLSGQFAQVFRALRSLETMNRFTTVGGLNLQLPQATSFNPKLEGTLNLTVYTYDQQQASGTAAEGGAPAAPAAPPAAPQGGAQ; encoded by the coding sequence ATGTCCGTTAAGCTCGCCCCGCGTTCCCTGTTCCTGGCCCTGCTGGGCCTCTGCGTGGTGCTGCTGCTGGGCTGGTACTTCGGGCGCTATCAGGTCCGCCTCCAGGAAATCAGCCAGCTTCAGGGCGAAGTGGACACCACCCGCATGACCGCCGAGCGCTACCGCGCCGCCCAGCGTGGCCTGCCCGAGCTGCGCAGCACCGTGACGCGCCTGGAGGGCGAGCGCGACCAGTTTCTGCGGGCACTTCCCGCCACCGCACAGTTCGGTAGCGTTCTGGACGAGGTGCGGCGCAACGTGAGCGCGGCGGGCGCGCAGATGAACACCTTCAATGTGCAGGCCGGAACCGGAACCGGGCTGCCCGGCGGCGTGCGGCCCATCAACCTGAACCTCAGCCTGAGCGGGCAGTTCGCGCAGGTGTTCCGGGCGCTGCGTTCGCTGGAAACCATGAACCGGTTCACGACCGTCGGCGGCCTGAACCTGCAACTGCCGCAGGCCACCTCCTTTAACCCGAAGCTGGAGGGCACGCTGAACCTCACCGTGTACACCTACGACCAGCAGCAGGCCTCGGGCACTGCCGCTGAGGGCGGCGCACCCGCGGCCCCCGCCGCGCCCCCGGCGGCTCCCCAGGGAGGTGCCCAGTGA